The window GTATGATGCTTGTGATAAgatttattactattatttctcattaaaataaatcaatatatcAATGAATCCTTAACCATATAGAGAGGtatttatgatttattgggATAAAACGATTGTTATTGTTTATGCGTTAAACCATTAATGAGTACATGTTATAATGGCTCAAAACTAAAGGTAAAGGAGTAAATTCACTTATTTTCACAAAAATCCCCTCTCTCTCAACTCATCTCTCATCTGGAATTTTCTAGGGTGAATATCTCatgttttttttatgagatAATTTCTTGCATTCATTATCTCTTTTTGGGTGGTTATTTCTCCCCTTCTTCTGTAATTACCTCTCACCCAAATCTTTCATTCTGGTTTCATGGAAAGGATTGTGTAAGTTTGTTTTAGAGATTACGGAAAgcatcattaaaataaaatactcAATGTTACATAATACATTATGCACTAGGTATACCAAACCTATTTTTCATTATAGAATCTATTAAGTCCAATAGTACTCAAATGGTTATTGTTTATAGATCATAATCTATTAATATAATTGATTGTTCATAAATAGATAATAAACATAAAGATAAAATTTttccaaagagggcctaagtaGTCCAATGAACTTGTTGAGTTCCTTTAATTTCAGTGATGGCGACGAGGGAGCCAGAATAAACAAGGAGATGAGTGACTCTCATATGCCTGGCTTGAAGTATCTTCGCCAAatggcaaaaaagaaaaaaaaaaatcttatcacTCCCATTATCTATATAACCAGTTTCTCTGCATTATTGGTAAAGAAGAATCTTTGATCGACCTTCATCCACACCATTGATTGATGAGAAAATTAATTTCAACTTCATTAATCGGGTGTGGAAATATAATGATTACCTAAGAATCTAATCATATGATCACATCAATTGTGTGTTGTGGTATGATATTTTATATTCCATCATTTGCAAAAGTGGTTTTATTCCAATGCACCAAAGCACCATGAAGATGCCAAAAACTgataattcatatttttttaggaATTATATGGGTATTTCGATAAATTCATGTATAGAGttcattatatatttgtagtaaAGATTTTTCTTATAAACAATTTAAGAGAGCTGTGAGGAGTGAGGACGAGCGACTATAACCCTATTATCCACTAATAATCAAGTAAGACATCATTTCATTACCAACATAGACAATCTTATTGATTTATGTAAATCTTTATTTTCAATAGTGTGATTGTTGTTTATGCATAGTTTTATTGGTTTTACTATATAACTTATTTTATTGACGGTACGTGGGTACTGTGCCAGATACATAAGCCAAAATGACCAATCTGCCCTCTTTAAAGTGGAAAATAACATCTCTAGATGCTACTGCACTACCACACTGCCCCAcaaatcattttctttctttataattcaaatttttaatACCCAGAGGAACTTTCCTCGAAGCTTCATGTTCAGAGAGATGAAATAATCACCTTGAGAAGGACTAGTTTAAGCATTTATTAAAGAGCaaatgggggtttttttttctggcgAGGAAAGCAAATGGGTTAGTGGGTGGAGAATCTTACACGTTTGAAATGTTCACTACATCTAACGCCGTCTCTGCGAAAATGGTAACGGACGTCGCCGTCGTCTGATTTACTTGTAAGTAGTGGGTGGGTGGTTGGTGGAAGGGAATTTGGGATCATCACGACCACCGGTGGTGAAGACTGGTGAACGCACTAAACGGTGATTGTCGTCTAGGTTAAATTTTAACTGTGAGACGTCTCCTCGACGTGTTGATATATCCGTGGAGGACGGAATTCATGTCAGTCTCCTGGTGACAGTATCACAAGCGGACCGAAGCCATAGGAGATAGCTAGGATAAGTGGGGATCTCatacttctcttttcttttggctCTCATTAGTTTCCGGGCAGTTTCCAAAATATCGGGGACAAGGGAgaacctctctttctctctgctGGAGGATTTCAAGTTTAGTTCCTCAACAAATTGCGGATCTACGAGCGATCGATCGTTGATTCATCTTCTTCTGTTTCCTGTGtctatttttctgatttacttgtctacttttttttttttttttttNNNNNNNNNNNNNNNNNNNNTCTCCGATTCAAACCAaaaagtgaagagagagagagagagagagagagagagagacattcGGGAGAAAAAGTAGAGGATATCGATTTGGATATTGTTAATTTCCAACAGGGAAAGAGTACGCTTAACGTGTGATTGTACTGCGAACCTCCATTGTAGTTTCTTCGCAATGCTTACTTGAATGCGGAGAAAGAATAGTTCAATTTTGACCTATTAGATTCAAGAAGGAGCAGAAGTAGTAGCGGAAGAAGAAACCATGGAGAGCTATCTGCAACAGAATTTTGGAGATGTTAAGAGTAAGAACTCGTCGGAAGAGGCGCTTCAGCGATGGAGGAAGCTCTGTGGGGTTGTTAAGAATCCCAAGAGGAGGTTCCGATTTACGGCCAACCTCTCCAAGCGTTACGAGGCCCAGGCTATGCGACGTACCAATCAGGTCACTTCCCTCTTCGTTTCGCCactgtttatttttaattttatgtgcGACTTTCTCTACTATTTTATACGATCCGATGGATCACCTCCTAAATTGGAAGTGTTTGTGGTTTGTATGTTGGTTACTACCTTTCCACTATTTCGtgtcttaatttttattttgtgagaTTCCGATCTcactttcttatttattttcctattccTGTTGCACAATTTCTTACGAAAAGGAGAAGACGAATTCATTGTTGCTGTCTGCACCTCTTTAGATTAACGGCAGAGAGTTCAAGAGGCATTCTTAGCTAATTTAACTTCGATGGAGCATCAATGGTTCATCATATTCATGCATTACATTGCATTGGCAAGTTGGGACTTATTCTGCCAAAACGAGAGAAGTGAGATTTGATTTTCAACTGAAAGTATGACCTGTAAAGATGTGTTCAGGTGGTCCATTTTTGGATTCCGCACTTGATCAATAATTGGCAGGTTAATACTCGGTACCCATTCTGGATTTGTGTTCGGCTGGTTAATGCAAGGTCATATCCCTACCCTGTAAATAGGCGAATGAATCCATTATTATCTAAGCTTCAATGTATGTTGGACGGTGAAGGCTTTACCATCCGATATTATACATTTACTTGGACCACAAATCGTCCCAAAAACATATGTTGTAATTTATAAAACTGTATACATATGTCTGTTTGTGGTCTGTGTTTATATCTCTACATTGGATGTCTTGCATCAATGGACACCTATTACCCTTTTGTGAAGTCTGATTCAGGTGCCCAGTGTGTTCCTTTAGCGACAAAAATTGACAGAGTGCCCCATGGGTCTGAATAGAATTGCCGCTCAGCTTAATATCATATGGGTTAGATCAGCATATTAAGCATGACTTTTAAAAAGGGTATATGGTTTTTTTATAACTAGAAAGGTCTCTTTCATAAAAgaatggattttaattttagatcTGGGAAGATGTTACATACTTAGATCTGTCATTTATTGGATGGTTTCTTCATTCCATGCTTAAGGAAAACAATCGCATAATTCCCATTAACAAACTTGGGGGGGAAAAACAGAAGATAGAAGTTATTcaacaattgaaaaaaatttgaaattttttatgtatCCGAGTTCCTCAATCCTGTTTTAGGGATTTGTCGAGTCCAACACATTGTGTTCGTGTCAGATTGTAACACCCACACCTCCAACATAGGTGACAAcagaatttataaaaaaaaaatgctccttGTAAGGGCATGATTCTAATAGGGAATGGAATCAATGGATACGTCGGGACTAGTTTACACACATCTACTGAGCTTACAATCAGTTTTGACTGACAACCTCCTGTTTTGCTTATTGTAGGAGAAATTGAGAGTGGCAGTTTTAGTATCTAAAGCTGCACTTCAGTTTATTCATGGTAAGGTTAATCAGACTTTGTTAAAATTTAAACTGCTGTTTGATTTAGTTTCTCCATCTTAACTACCTCTTAAATGTGTTCAGGCATTGCATTATCCAGTGAATATACAGTACCTGGGGAAGTTAAAGCCGCTGGTTTTCAGATTTGTGCTGATGAATTAGGGTCCATTGTCGAAGGCCATGATGTAAAGAAGCTTAAAGTTCATGGTGAGGTGGAGGGTATTGCAAACAAACTGTCCACATCAACAGTTAATGGGCTTACCACCTCTGAAGATTCACTCAACTGCAGGCGAAAGATTTATGGAATCAATAAATTCACTGAAAGCCAAGTACGGAGTTTCTGGGTTTTTGTATGGGAAGCCCTTCAGGACATGACTCTTATGATCCTTGCTGCATGTGCTTTTGTGTCTTTGATTGTTGGTATAACAATGGAAGGATGGCCTAAGGGGGCTCATGATGGCCTTGGAATTGTTGCAAGCATTCTATTGGTTGTATTTGTCACTGCAACAAGTGACTATCGACAATCTCTACAGTTCAAGGATTTggacaaggagaagaagaagatcacaaTTCAGGTTACGAGGAATGGGTACAGgcaaaaaatttcaatatatGATCTTCTTCCTGGTGATATTGTGCATCTAGCGATTGGTGACCAAGTCCCAGCAGATGGACTTTTCGTCTCGGGATTCTCTGTATTGATAAATGAATCCAGTTTAACAGGAGAGAGTGAGCCTGTGATTGTGAATGCTGAGAATCCTTTTCTGCTGTCTGGTACCAAGGTTCAAGATGGGTCATGCAAGATGCTGGTGACGACTGTAGGAATGAACACTCAATGGGGAAAATTGATGGCCACCCTTAGTGAAGGTGGAGATGATGAGACCCCGTTGCAGGTCAAACTGAATGGAGTGGCAACCATCATTGGGAAGATAGGCCTCTTCTTTGCTGTTGTGACTTTTGCAGTTTTGGTGCAAGGCCTCTTCAGCCACAAGCTGCGAGAGGGAACCCACTGGAGCTGGTCTGGAGATGATGCCCTGGAAATGTTGGAATACTTTGCAATTGCAGTTACCATCGTCGTGGTTGCAGTACCTGAGGGGCTGCCTTTGGCGGTCACGTTGAGCCTTGCCTTTGccatgaagaagatgatgaatgaCAAGGCACTTGTCCGTCATCTTGCGGCCTGTGAGACAATGGGGTCTGCCACCAGCATCTGTAGTGACAAGACTGGCACACTAACTACCAACCACATGACTGTTGTAAAAGCATGCATCTGTGGGAACATCAAGGAAGTAAGCAGTTCTGGGGAGGCTACTAGCTTATGCTCTGGAGTCCCTGATTCTTCTGTCAGAATgcttcttcaatccatttttaataACACTGGGGGGGAAGTTGTTATTAATCAAGATGGCAAACTTGAGCTTTTGGGAACACCAACTGAAACTGCTCTGTTGGAATTTGGCTTGTCCCTTGGCGGAGATTTTCAGGAAGAACGGCAAAAGTCCAAACTTGTAAAAGTTGAACCATTCAATTCTGTGAAGAAAAGAATGGGCGTGGTGCTGGAGCTTCCTGAAGGAGGTCGCCGTGCTCATTGTAAAGGTGCTTCTGAAATAATTCTTGCTGCTTGTGACAAGGTCATAGATAAAAATGGGGAGGTTGTTCCCCTTGATGAAGCATCTATTAACCATCTAAAGGATACAATTGAACAGTTTGCCAGTGAAGCTCTTCGAACCTTATGTCTTGGTTACATGGAAATGGGAAATGGGTACTCTGATAAGGATCCTATTCCATTAACTGGGTATACATGCATAGCTATTGTGGGTATCAAAGATCCGGTCCGCCCTGGAGTAAGGGATTCTGTTGCAATTTGTAGGTCAGCTGGTATTACCGTACGGATGGTTACTGGGGACAACATAAACACCGCAAAGGCAATTGCCAGGGAATGTGGGATTCTAACTGATGGGGGTATAGCGATTGAAGGTGCAGACTTTCGTGAAAAGAGCGAGGAGGAATTGCTTGATCTAATTCCAAAAATTCAGGTGCTGTCAATGTTCCGCAGTTTATCTCATTCAGGCATCATTCAGTTTACTTCCTAGTTTTAAGAATTTACCTCTTACGACTCTGAAATTTTCATGGGTGCGCAGGTGATGGCTCGATCTTCACCATTGGATAAGCATACCTTGGTGAAACACTTGCGCACCACGTTTGGTGAAGTTGTTGCTGTGACTGGTGATGGTACGAATGATGCTCCAGCACTTCATGAAGCGGATATTGGACTTGCAATGGGCATTGCTGGAACTGaggtgatttttcttttttccttttagaggTCAGGAGTCTTAATTATACTACtgataaaaacttaaaaaataccTGGTAATAGAAAAACTGAAAAAGTTGGATTTACCTAACTTTTTTCAGCTTTAAAACCTTTATATCCTCTGGCTTCTTTATATTATTTATGCTGTATGGGAGTAAAATATTTCTCGTCTGGTTAATATGTTTTGAATTGCAAATAACTTATTGGAATTTTCATTGAACACTTTCTTTGTTCTAGAAAGCTATGGGGATTGGTGGCCCCTACCCAGTACGGCTGTCAACATGTTGGATTTGTATTGGGGGACATTGAGTGCATTCAAATATGACCCAATTGTTTAATATCTTGTTACTAgtcatatttaaaaaagaataataaataataataataataataaaaataataaaaattttagaacATAATATATGATCTTTGACAAAAACAGGAGGACAGGCGCCTCTAGTTCAGCTGGTAAAGTCTTCGGAATGTTATCCTCTAGGCCAGGGATTGGGTCCCTTCTTGAGTCTTCACCTTGCACAGTTAAAAGgccaaagaaaacaaaaacgaGAGGGAAAGAGTAAAGGCTATCCATAGAagcaacccaaaaaaaaaaagttttgaaacTAAATATTATGTAAGTAATGTTGCTGATTTGATCCAATTAGTAATAGGATCACTTTTTATTGGACTGAATGATCACCATATCAATGCCTTATCCATTTTCCATAATGAAATCAAATTGAGCATATCCAGGTCGTGATCCGATATTAGTAACCCTACTACTACCTTACCCACCAAATATGAAGATTGTGTCCTTATATTATTGACAATGTGGATAAATTGGGGTGGAAATTATGAGGGTTTAGGTTCTTTGACGTTTCTTCAAGTATTTGTAATTTCAAGCTCATCAGAAGCCTCTAATGTTCAATCATGAATACCAAAACAAAAGCCATCCAGAATCCCTTGAGGTTCAGATGATTCACATAAAATTTCTCATTTAAAGGAAATCTTTGTCATTGCTTCTGGTCTGAACATCTTCATCCAATGAGATACTTTATGGTCATGTGAGTGGGTTGACAAGCTAGCCAAACAGGGAGTGGTTCAATCTCAGTACATATTCGAAAATTTGTGGCTATGTAAGAGTGCGCTTTTGGCATGTATTGGCTTCCCTTTATGTTTTAGGAATAGGTTCTTAAATTATATATTAGCTATTGTCTTTTTATAGAATCTTCTTCGTGAGAGAAATTATTGAAACAAGAAATTCTGCAGACATAACTGTCACAAAATCTGTTCTCTATTTTCAGGTTGCAAAAGAGAGTGCTGATGTTATCATTCTGGACGACAATTTCTCAACAATCATCACTGTGGCGAAATGGGGACGATCTGTTTATATAAACATTCAAAAATTTGTGCAGTTCCAACTGACAGTTAATGTGGTTGCCCTAATTGTTAATTTTTCTTCAGCTTGTTTGACTGGTAAAAGAAAACCTATGTCCTTTTCATGTTTATTTCAAATATGTTGCTAATTCAAACTTAGAATTTTCATTGTCTTTCTGCATTGCATGTTTTAGGAAGTGCCCCCCTCACTGCTGTTCAGCTTCTGTGGGTCAACATGATCATGGATACACTTGGAGCACTTGCACTTGCTACTGAGCCTCCTAATGATGACTTGATGAAAAGATCACCGGTTGGAAAGAAAGGCAATTTTATCAGTAACGTGATGTGGAGGAATATCTTGGGGCAGTCTTTCTATCAGTTTATCGTAATATGGTATCTTCAGACACAAGGGAAAGCATTATTTCTTCTTGAGGGCCCCGACTCCGATCTGATTCTTAACACACTGATTTTTAACTCATTTGTCTTTTGTCAGGTATATTCAAGGCTTGACATTCTTAGCTTTGTCCAAACCATGTTTCTGTGCACAATTAGGTGTTGCATGTCGAATTGTAGTTTCTCATACAATGATTCTACACACAAATTGGTTGTTAATGCCTTGAAGCATCATGCATTCATCATCCAATCTCAAGCTAATCCATACCCATAAAATTTTACTAAGTGTTTAGGATGGCTTCAAGCACCAACCTCTGTATCATCCATATTGTCAACTCCCTGAGAGCACATCTTGGTTGTGCTAGTTCTCAAAGATATAGCCAATATTGTCAACATAAATTTTAATGCTCAAACTAAAGTCAATATATAATTTGGACCTAAATTTTTATCCAAAGTACACAGTCGATAATTCAGAGAAAGTTGGACTCTTAGTCCTTGTACTTGCAGATGTTTTCTGATTTCTTCTGCTTTTTCCGATGCgaacaaaaaaattttaaggaTAACCGCTGGCTAGAGTAATGAAATGAATTTACAGGGTGACTCAGATCAGCAATGAATAGATGAGCGTAGTTAAATATTTTTCAGTTCTCTTGACTTCTTAATTTAGACCAATTCTCATCTGTTTGTCAAATCTCTCTAAACTggtattttggtttattttacaGGTTTTCAATGAGATAAGCTCTAGggagatggagaagatagaTGTTTTCAAAGGCATACTTGATAATTATGTATTTGTGGCTGTACTCACTGCTACAGTAGTGTTTCAAATCATTATCATCGAATTTCTTGGTACATTTGCAAACACTTTCCCCCTCACTTTGTCACAGTGGTTTCTAAGCATTTTCATTGGGTTCCTTGGAATGCCTATCGCTGCTGCCATGAAGATGATAGCTGTTGGATCTAGTTGAAATTCATGCAAGATACCTGTTGGAAGCTTCCACGTAAAGCATCATTTCAAAAGATAGATCCCGTCAATCACAGAGCTTCATTCTTGGTGAATCTGTGGCTAAAGAGAGCACTtacaccttcaaaatgtcaattttTTGTAGGCATTGTTTAGATTTTCCTGAAGACTATTCTAACATGAAACAGAGGGCACTTCCGATCAACATTATTTTTTAGTAGGAGGGGTATGTAttatcttcccaatgatgtgttgattttgtcttatattatcttttttttccctgcATGGGTTTGATGCAGTTGAGGCTCAAGAACTAAGCTTCAAAAGAGGTTCTGTTCTTGCATTAGGGTTTGTATTCCAAACATATATGTTCCTGGACTAAAAAGATTTGACACTTCTTGCGGCAAGAAATAGGAAATATCCCCATGTCTGTAGGTGGGTGCGTGCtgttgatgcacaactcaatccAGTCGACCCATTTGATATCCAGGGCAGACAAAGCTTCAGTAGTGGATGTAACTTGGGTCTGGCCAGCGCAGCTTAATAGTTGGCCTGAAAAACCAAGCCGAAATATGTGAGTTAACAATTTGAATAGGACAGCAGACATTCCAACAACAGTAGGGTTCAAGACTTAGTAGGACAATAAAACATTGAAATCACTTTGACCATTACCTTATATGGATGCAGATTCTATGCACCCGAAGGAAAAAGTAGAATGATTTGGAAAAAGATCATATCCAATTAATTTGGTGCCCAAGTAGTGATCCAAGGGCTAAGAGGACTTGGGGATATGTGCCTTGAATTGGGATGTGTATATGGGGTTCTCCCAGCCATTGGCTCACTAATTGGGTGCCCAATTAATTGGAGAGGAGCTGAGAACAATGATAGCAGATATGTCAAGGTTGGAATACTTTTGACATGATTATCAGAGATGAGTCCGGTTAGGGTTGAGGAAATTGTTACCTGCGCTAGAAATTAAGCTTTCCTTCTTCTTACAGTCTTTAatgagtttaaaaaaaaatttgacttttggttaccaaaaatttattaaagaaaaacagaagttGTTAGCCAAACATTGATCATATGCTTATAGAACAAGTCTTTTCTACCCTAGCTTTCAAATCTATTAGGAGTTCATCCGTGGGTATAGGGTGAGCGTACCCATCTGCATTCCCCTCACTCAATGTCTTGCTTGATTCCCTTGGCTTCAGCTTCAGCTTCTTGTGCACTTCTTGCGAAACCATAGCCCTTGAAAGAATATAATATAGCCATTCTGAATAATAACTGATGCCCATCCAGCTTCAATAGTAGATGTGTTAAAGCTTCTATTTATAAGTGCGATTGGATGATTACCACAGGGTACAACATGGTTAGGTTGAGGATTAGTGGTTTGGGTATATGGTTTTGAGGTTGATTTTGCAAAAATGGACCTAGTAAATCTTTTTCCCATCGAGAGATGGTGTTTCAGATATGCAGAGGATTTGtttaatggaagaaaaaattaacATGTTCTTGGCTTGCCAGATGAAATGCATAGTGATAGATACGATTACGAGAAGAAGTTTCTTTCTGATTTCTCAAAGTCAGATGTGAGGCACAAATACTTCAGATCATGTGAAGACTGCATGAGTTTCAAGTCTATGGTTCTTTTTAATTACAAATGTATCCACATGCACACAATTTCCGcttgcatgagagagagagagaggactcaTGACTATTTCACTGCACTGTCATTGACGTATGTCATCCAAATGGGTTCAAGCAATGCCCTTGCACCCTCTAACTTCTGTCTCCCATCTTCACTGATCCTTGGATCCTTAACATCTCGCTCTATTTCAGGGTACAGCAGTTGCAGATAACCTAACATAACTTCAAGTTGTTTCCATTCTCCATCATCGTGACTTAATAATTTTACACAAACAAAACGCACCATTGCCAATACGAAACCATAGTCCTCTAGCTCAAGACCAGCCACTGAGCCAGCTAAAAAAATGGCCCCAACAGCATCCAATATCTTTAGGTTCCCTTTCAACAGTTGAACCACCAGATCCATAAGTTTCTTGAACACCGAAAATACATACAATATGCTTTcagattcttcatcttcttcaacttgATTGAATTTTCTTAGCTCAAAATTCTCAACTTTCCCTAGTATTATAACCCATGATGGGTGCTTAGCATGGCCAGAAGGACAAGAATAATCTCTCCCACTTGGAGACTTTGTCTGAATGTGCCCAGAACCTAATGCCAGGACCAGATCAGGAAGCCATGGCTTAACTGCAGTGAAAAGTTGCGTTGCATAACCGGAACCCAAGTATGATTCTGTTGAGGCAATCAGATCAAGCAGATCATTGGCAAGATTGGAGGCCTCTGTCGCTGCCAGAGACAAGTCGCTGGAATTGCTGAGAACAAGATTAAGTAACTTGGTTGCATAGGTTAAACAACTCTTGAGGCAAATGAATATTTCTTTCAAATCCTTTTCCCTTAATTGCATTTTGTCATGGAAGTGTTCCCTTAAGGTAGAAATAATGTATTGCATATATGCTGATGTGAACCGTAAGCACCTCTGTTGGCTGTGTGAAACAGCTTTTGTAGTGATGGCATCTACAATGAACCTGAGTAGAGTAGCAACCATTTTCACCGTACCTGATATCTTGTTCTGTGTAGAATTAGTTTCTACAAGAACGAAGAAAAAAACTAGTCAGCAAAGTTGTCTCGTGTTGTTCATTAAAGTGACACATTTAAGTATCATCACAAACTTGTGTGTGTGATTATTCTACAAGAACGAAGAACAAAACTAGTAAGCAAAGTTGTAATGCAGTGCTCATTAAAGTGACAAATTTAAGTATcaagttgtgtgtgtgtgtgtgcacgtGATTGGGATGGGGTGCACAAAAGCAGAGGATATCCGCAAAAAATTGATTGCCAGTGCAGTTTCTAGTTGTTTCGAAGCAGCTGGCCAAAGTGAATATGAAGATCAATGCATACCAACACCCATTAAGAATGGGTTAACCAAGTGGGGTTTGATGAATCAAGAACAAAACACCACCAACACAAAACACCCTCCCCCACCAGTAAAAATAATCATACTAAATAAAAATATGAGTAACATTATATGCCTACCAATAGTGATACCCACTAATCAATAAATACACGGGGTTTCCTGAGCTGAAAATATGTTTAAAGAGTTGCGCTGTGAACAACAGGCAAGGTAAAGATCAAATATATCTACTGCTGGGTTCGTGAGGATGGCCAACCCATAGCAGATGAGAGTCCTGGTTATTAATAAAGTCGGGGACTTAATACAGCAAGGGCAAGtaatctaagggcccgtttggtatcgttctaaaaaaacgtttctggagttttttcgttctattggaacgaaaaaacggaatcttctgtttgatacatttatggtccgtttctgtttttttggaacaaaaagtgaaaaaaaaaaactgaaaaaacgagattggacagaactccaaaatggagttccgtcttcccagtttcgttccatttaacaaaaaaaaaaaaaatcccgataaaaatctgaaattttgaaacataattttttcgtttaaaaactgcgttttgacacagaaactgaaattttcgtttttgacacgaaacggtgtttctggaacagaaacgataccaaacgggccctaagtttcCAACCAAACTGTGTTGCAGACAAATTGCACATTCAGGGAATCATGATCGACCATTCTGTGGAACCCACCTAGATCCAATACTACTTTTATGACAGTAGAGAGTCATTCCGTGTTGGATTAAGCATTGTGTTGAATTTCATAGTGAATTTTTTCTGATTGTATCATGATAATCATTAATTTACTACTTTAACATGGTCATTTGGACAAGTCACCTGATTGAGATTCCCTACGCTTCTGTTTTGACTTCCGAGTCATTTTCTCATCATCCAGCATAGATTTTGAATGCAATCGGCCCGACTCATCAGCAAGATTGCTACCAAATAGCTTCTCTGTACATTCAATTACATGTTCTAATACCTGATCTAATTCTACCTGGCAGAGAGACAGTACTAGACAGAATTAGTATGAAGTTATATAGAAAATAATCCAACAATCAGCAAACAGTTCGTGAAGACTAATCAAAACTAGAAGCAAGAATTAGAAAGCATGCATTCATAAAAAGTGCAGCCTAAAAACAAGCATTGCCTTATTGACTTCAGAACAGAACCAAAACATCTCCATAACCAATCTACATAACAGAATCATCAATTCAAAAATGATGTAAAAACTTTCATAAACTATAGAAGTTAAATATTTCTTCCTAGACTTTAAATGGtataaataataacaat is drawn from Macadamia integrifolia cultivar HAES 741 chromosome 7, SCU_Mint_v3, whole genome shotgun sequence and contains these coding sequences:
- the LOC122083958 gene encoding calcium-transporting ATPase 2, plasma membrane-type-like, which gives rise to MESYLQQNFGDVKSKNSSEEALQRWRKLCGVVKNPKRRFRFTANLSKRYEAQAMRRTNQEKLRVAVLVSKAALQFIHGIALSSEYTVPGEVKAAGFQICADELGSIVEGHDVKKLKVHGEVEGIANKLSTSTVNGLTTSEDSLNCRRKIYGINKFTESQVRSFWVFVWEALQDMTLMILAACAFVSLIVGITMEGWPKGAHDGLGIVASILLVVFVTATSDYRQSLQFKDLDKEKKKITIQVTRNGYRQKISIYDLLPGDIVHLAIGDQVPADGLFVSGFSVLINESSLTGESEPVIVNAENPFLLSGTKVQDGSCKMLVTTVGMNTQWGKLMATLSEGGDDETPLQVKLNGVATIIGKIGLFFAVVTFAVLVQGLFSHKLREGTHWSWSGDDALEMLEYFAIAVTIVVVAVPEGLPLAVTLSLAFAMKKMMNDKALVRHLAACETMGSATSICSDKTGTLTTNHMTVVKACICGNIKEVSSSGEATSLCSGVPDSSVRMLLQSIFNNTGGEVVINQDGKLELLGTPTETALLEFGLSLGGDFQEERQKSKLVKVEPFNSVKKRMGVVLELPEGGRRAHCKGASEIILAACDKVIDKNGEVVPLDEASINHLKDTIEQFASEALRTLCLGYMEMGNGYSDKDPIPLTGYTCIAIVGIKDPVRPGVRDSVAICRSAGITVRMVTGDNINTAKAIARECGILTDGGIAIEGADFREKSEEELLDLIPKIQVMARSSPLDKHTLVKHLRTTFGEVVAVTGDGTNDAPALHEADIGLAMGIAGTEVAKESADVIILDDNFSTIITVAKWGRSVYINIQKFVQFQLTVNVVALIVNFSSACLTGSAPLTAVQLLWVNMIMDTLGALALATEPPNDDLMKRSPVGKKGNFISNVMWRNILGQSFYQFIVIWYLQTQGKALFLLEGPDSDLILNTLIFNSFVFCQVFNEISSREMEKIDVFKGILDNYVFVAVLTATVVFQIIIIEFLGTFANTFPLTLSQWFLSIFIGFLGMPIAAAMKMIAVGSS